The following coding sequences are from one Arachis hypogaea cultivar Tifrunner chromosome 7, arahy.Tifrunner.gnm2.J5K5, whole genome shotgun sequence window:
- the LOC112703944 gene encoding UPF0481 protein At3g47200-like has protein sequence MRLAFGIFKIHNHQGVSPPSDGRTIAHFTDLVRYLYLPPSHRRPRRNPEPLVIGHSASELVEAGVKFTVNKHGIGILDFEFEHGILKIPHIVVHDFTEVWLRNIVALEQCHYPHDHYIADYVNFLTRLVNRDKDADVLIEAGIIRNTISGNDTSLAKLFNDVDKNFIASNVNANYLKICDDLKAYYKHPFHTKIATLKLTLRRDYFTTPWKTATSIAGIVLLVLTFVQTICSILQV, from the coding sequence ATGAGGCTTGCTTTTGGTATATTTAAAATTCACAACCACCAAGGAGTGTCACCACCTTCGGATGGTAGAACTATAGCACACTTCACTGATCTGGTTAGATACTTGTACTTGCCACCATCTCATAGAAGACCTAGAAGGAACCCTGAACCGTTAGTTATTGGTCACAGTGCATCTGAGTTAGTTGAAGCAGGAGTCAAGTTCACAGTAAATAAACACGGCATTGGCATACTAGACTTTGAATTTGAACATGGTATTCTTAAAATCCCGCATATTGTAGTACATGATTTCACTGAAGTTTGGTTGAGGAACATCGTGGCTTTGGAGCAGTGTCACTATCCTCATGACCACTACATCGCTGACTACGTTAACTTCCTTACTCGACTTGTCAACAGAGACAAGGATGCGGATGTCCTCATTGAAGCTGGAATAATTCGGAATACGATAAGTGGTAATGATACTTCATTGGCTAAGCTATTTAACGATGTTGATAAAAATTTTATAGCGTCAAATGTCAATGCTAATTATCTCAAAATTTGTGATGATTTGAAAGCTTATTACAAGCATCCTTTTCACACTAAAATAGCAACTCTCAAACTTACTCTCAGACGTGATTATTTTACCACTCCATGGAAGACAGCAACTTCTATTGCTGGAATTGTATTACTCGTTCTTACTTTTGTTCAGACTATATGTTCTATTCTCCAAGTTTAA
- the LOC112701985 gene encoding protein FATTY ACID EXPORT 6, with translation MHDFCFTIPYGLILVGGGLFAFIRRGSLASLGGGVGSGLVLIFAGYLSLNAFNKRKNSYLALFIETITAVALTWVMGQRYMETSKIMPAGLVAGLSALMTLFYFFKLATGGNHLSAKAE, from the exons atgcACGATTTCTGCTTCACGATTCCGTACGGTTTGATTCTGGTAGGCGGTGGACTCTTCGCTTTCATCAGGAGAGGAAGCCTGGCTTCTCTCGGCGGAGGCGTTGGCTCCGGCTTGGTTCTCATCTTCGCCGGTTATCTCAGTCTCAATGCCTTCAACAAGCGCAAGAACTCTTACCTCGCTTTGTTTATCGAAACAA tTACCGCAGTCGCACTAACATGGGTCATGGGACAGAGATACATGGAAACATCCAAGATTATGCCTGCTGGTCTTGTAGCAGGACTTAG TGCTCTTATGACCCTCTTTTATTTCTTCAAACTAGCAACTGGTGGCAACCATCTCTCTGCCAAGGCAGAGTGA
- the LOC112701987 gene encoding cytochrome P450 716B1 — MSVLLATLLLLIPVLLLLIRRRKPSKRVPPGSLGIPIIGQSLGLLRAMRSNNAEKWIEQRIRKYGPVSKLNLFGTPTVLIYGQAANKFIFANNGGTIDNQQTQSVKMILGDRNILELNGEDHKRVRSALMSFLKPESLKLYVGKIDGEVRRHLEMHWKGKQNVKVLPLMKTLTFNIICSLLFGLEPGKQRDQFLVSFHTMIKGMWSIPINLPFTRYNRSLRASARIQKMLKQIVDRKRVELERNEASTHQDLITCLIGIQSAGDEQVITEKEIIHNSMLVMVAGYDTSSVLITFLIRLLANEPAIFAAVLQEQEEIAKSKQSGEPLTWEDLAKMKYTWRVALETLRMFPPIFGGFRKAVTDIEYDGYIIPKGWQIFWVTAMTQMDNSIFPEPTKFDPSRFEEQLSIPPYCFIAFGGGSRICPGYELARIETLVSIHYLVTSFSWKLCADDNFSRDPMPVPTQGLPIEIWPRKNLP; from the exons ATGAGTGTTCTCCTTGCTACTCTCCTCTTACTAATCCCAGTTCTTCTTCTTTTGATCAGAAGAAGAAAGCCATCCAAAAGGGTCCCACCTGGTTCACTTGGAATACCAATCATTGGTCAAAGCCTTGGCCTTCTTAGAGCTATGCGTTCAAACAATGCAGAGAAATGGATTGAACAGAGGATCCGAAAGTATGGTCCTGTTTCTAAGCTAAACTTGTTTGGAACACCAACTGTTTTGATTTATGGACAGGCTGCAAACAAGTTCATATTCGCTAACAATGGAGGCACAATTGATAACCAGCAAACACAGTCCGTTAAGATGATCTTGGGAGATCGAAACATACTTGAACTTAATGGCGAAGATCATAAGCGAGTCAGAAGCGCGCTCATGTCGTTCCTCAAGCCAGAATCCTTGAAGCTGTATGTGGGGAAGATTGATGGAGAAGTTAGGAGGCACCTTGAGATGCATTGGAAGGGAAAACAGAATGTTAAG GTGTTACCTCTGATGAAGACACTCACATTCAACATAATTTGCTCTCTTTTGTTTGGTCTTGAGCCTGGAAAGCAGAGAGATCAGTTCCTAGTTTCTTTCCATACAATGATCAAAGGAATGTGGTCAATTCCTATTAACTTGCCGTTCACACGCTACAATCGCAGCCTCAGAGCAAGTGCAAGGATCCAGAAGATGTTGAAGCAGATTGTGGACAGAAAAAGGGTTGAACTTGAGCGAAATGAAGCCTCTACTCACCAAGACTTGATCACTTGCTTAATTGGCATACAAAGTGCTGGTGATGAACAGGTTATCACTGAGAAGGAGATCATTCATAATAGCATGCTTGTCATGGTTGCTGGATATGACACTTCATCTGTTCTAATCACTTTCCTTATCAGACTCTTAGCTAATGAACCTGCAATTTTTGCAGCAGTTCTTCAAG AACAAGAAGAGATAGCAAAAAGCAAGCAATCAGGAGAGCCTCTAACTTGGGAAGACCTTGCAAAGATGAAGTACACATGGAGAGTAGCATTGGAAACTCTTAGGATGTTTCCTCCCATCTTTGGTGGCTTCAGAAAGGCAGTGACAGATATTGAATATGATGGATACATTATTCCCAAAGGGTGGCAG ATCTTCTGGGTTACAGCAATGACTCAAATGGACAATAGCATATTCCCAGAACCAACAAAGTTTGATCCAAGTAGATTTGAAGAGCAATTGTCTATTCCTCCATACTGCTTCATTGCGTTTGGTGGGGGATCAAGAATATGTCCAGGATATGAGTTGGCCAGGATTGAAACTCTTGTTTCAATCCATTATCTTGTGACAAGCTTCAGTTGGAAATTATGTGCAGACGATAACTTCAGTAGAGATCCAATGCCAGTTCCAACTCAAGGGCTTCCAATTGAGATTTGGCCAAGGAAAAATCTTCCTTAA